One Bifidobacterium angulatum DSM 20098 = JCM 7096 DNA window includes the following coding sequences:
- the ligA gene encoding NAD-dependent DNA ligase LigA — MSNESEQLAWDFDGLAGASTNADDSKDERNGEPDIAIVANEGIARFPSGSEQWVAVLQATDEDALRLNRLDVSGMEADTAARLWAKLAAWVESDQIAYYIDDAPVSSDAAYDARLRCLQRLEAAFPTLDNPQSPTRRVGGTFSNDFVSVRHPSRMMSLDDVFSIEELHDWYDGVLRGLDWPEGKPLPMSCEVKIDGLALNLIYRHGVLEQGLTRGDGVTGEDITLNVRTIGTIPANLAGPTEDIPDFVEIRGEVFMRWDDFRRLNDEQEDAGREPFANPRNAAAGSLRQKDPRITATRRLSFYAHGIGRLEWGAGHAGHDEINDQSEAYELYTKWGVPVSPHNRTVASFAEVLDMIDYYGEHRGDIEHALDGIVVKVDDLALQRSLGATSRAPRWAIAYKYPPEEVNTELLDITVQVGRTGRVTPVAMLKPVHVAGSTVARTTLHNPFEVKRKGILIGDTVVVRKAGDVIPELVGPVLERRKGRESELREFVMPEHCPSCGAKLAPAKEGDKDIRCPNVESCPAQLTERVISLGMRKAFDIEHLGDQSAIALTNPEENRPDSVATFAPNITEILVAPGEEPEEYEPVEGVELPPVQTPVLSSEAGIFDLTAADLKDVRVWREAPIIEVREVMGNNGRKRKVRKRIGGSGLWHQVPAFWTTAAPAPKMRKKAGAENTDGVESAESSLVARYPGFNVPDDAVVVREETKTSRSGETTITPIIVKPAENTRKMLEEIDKAKQADLWRVLVALSIRRLGPPTARLIASAMGSLDAISKASVDDLTQIDGVGPEIAESVVHWFAAAREPGDWRGQTLTAWRAAGVGVGEAAKSSLPQTLAGKTVVVTGSLEGFSRDSAKEAIMERGGKAAGSVSKKTDYVVIGANAGSKAAKAEELGIPMLDEAQFELLLAGEYGADAVEDAIEEEAEEELD, encoded by the coding sequence ATGAGCAACGAGAGCGAACAGCTGGCATGGGATTTCGACGGTCTGGCAGGCGCGTCGACGAATGCGGATGATAGTAAGGACGAACGGAACGGCGAACCCGACATTGCCATTGTGGCCAATGAGGGCATCGCACGATTCCCCAGCGGCTCCGAACAGTGGGTGGCCGTGCTGCAGGCCACCGACGAGGACGCCCTGCGGCTGAACCGGCTCGATGTCTCCGGCATGGAGGCGGACACCGCCGCCCGGCTGTGGGCGAAGCTCGCCGCATGGGTGGAGTCCGATCAGATCGCCTACTACATCGACGATGCGCCGGTCAGCTCCGACGCCGCCTATGATGCGCGCCTGCGCTGTCTGCAACGGCTCGAGGCCGCGTTCCCCACGCTTGACAATCCGCAGTCGCCCACGCGTCGCGTCGGCGGCACTTTCTCCAACGACTTCGTGTCCGTACGCCACCCCTCGCGCATGATGAGTCTTGACGACGTGTTCTCCATCGAAGAGCTGCACGACTGGTACGACGGCGTGCTGCGCGGACTCGACTGGCCTGAGGGCAAGCCGCTGCCGATGAGCTGCGAGGTCAAGATCGACGGGCTCGCGTTGAACCTCATCTACCGCCACGGCGTACTCGAACAGGGGTTGACGCGCGGCGACGGCGTGACCGGCGAAGACATCACGCTTAACGTGCGCACCATCGGCACTATTCCGGCCAATCTTGCCGGCCCCACCGAAGACATCCCCGACTTCGTGGAGATCCGCGGTGAGGTATTCATGCGCTGGGACGACTTCCGTAGACTCAACGACGAGCAGGAGGATGCCGGGCGCGAACCGTTCGCCAACCCGCGCAACGCGGCCGCCGGGTCGCTGCGTCAGAAGGATCCGCGCATCACCGCCACCCGCCGTCTGAGCTTCTACGCGCACGGCATCGGCAGACTCGAATGGGGTGCGGGGCATGCCGGGCATGACGAGATCAACGACCAGTCCGAGGCCTATGAGCTGTACACCAAGTGGGGTGTGCCGGTCTCGCCGCACAACCGCACTGTCGCCTCGTTCGCCGAAGTGCTTGACATGATCGACTACTACGGCGAGCATCGCGGCGACATCGAGCATGCGCTCGACGGCATTGTGGTCAAGGTGGACGATCTGGCGTTGCAGCGTTCCCTGGGTGCCACTTCGCGTGCGCCGCGCTGGGCTATCGCCTACAAGTACCCGCCCGAGGAGGTCAACACCGAACTGCTTGACATCACCGTGCAGGTGGGGCGCACCGGGCGCGTGACCCCCGTGGCCATGCTGAAGCCCGTGCATGTGGCCGGCTCCACTGTGGCCCGCACCACGCTGCACAACCCGTTCGAGGTGAAGCGCAAAGGCATTCTGATCGGTGACACCGTGGTGGTGCGCAAGGCCGGAGATGTGATCCCCGAACTGGTGGGGCCGGTATTGGAACGCCGCAAAGGGCGCGAGAGCGAGTTGCGCGAGTTCGTGATGCCCGAGCATTGCCCGAGCTGTGGGGCGAAGCTGGCGCCCGCCAAAGAGGGCGACAAGGACATCCGCTGCCCGAATGTGGAAAGCTGCCCGGCGCAGCTGACCGAGCGTGTGATCTCGTTGGGCATGCGCAAGGCATTCGACATCGAGCATCTGGGCGACCAGTCGGCCATCGCGTTGACGAATCCGGAGGAGAACAGGCCGGATTCCGTGGCGACGTTCGCGCCGAACATCACCGAGATCCTAGTCGCGCCCGGCGAGGAACCGGAGGAATACGAGCCGGTGGAGGGAGTGGAGCTTCCGCCCGTGCAGACCCCGGTGCTGAGCTCCGAGGCGGGTATCTTCGATCTGACCGCCGCCGATCTCAAAGACGTGCGTGTATGGCGCGAGGCGCCGATCATCGAAGTGCGCGAAGTCATGGGCAATAACGGGCGCAAACGCAAGGTGCGCAAGAGGATCGGCGGATCCGGCCTATGGCATCAGGTGCCGGCCTTCTGGACGACCGCCGCGCCCGCGCCCAAGATGCGCAAAAAGGCCGGTGCCGAGAATACTGACGGCGTGGAATCTGCCGAGTCTTCACTCGTTGCACGCTATCCGGGCTTCAATGTGCCTGATGATGCCGTGGTGGTGCGTGAGGAGACGAAGACATCACGGTCCGGCGAGACCACGATTACGCCGATCATCGTCAAACCCGCCGAGAACACGCGCAAAATGCTTGAGGAAATCGACAAGGCCAAACAGGCCGACCTGTGGCGCGTGCTCGTGGCATTGTCGATCCGCCGACTGGGGCCGCCCACCGCGCGACTGATCGCCTCCGCCATGGGATCGCTCGACGCGATCAGCAAGGCGAGTGTGGACGATCTGACGCAGATCGACGGCGTAGGGCCGGAAATCGCCGAATCGGTGGTGCACTGGTTCGCCGCCGCGCGCGAACCGGGGGACTGGCGAGGCCAGACCCTGACCGCATGGCGTGCGGCCGGCGTGGGTGTGGGCGAGGCAGCCAAGAGCAGCCTGCCGCAGACCCTGGCCGGCAAGACCGTGGTGGTTACAGGTTCGCTGGAGGGCTTCTCGCGTGATTCCGCCAAGGAGGCGATCATGGAGCGTGGCGGCAAGGCCGCCGGCTCGGTGAGCAAGAAAACCGATTACGTGGTGATCGGCGCGAACGCCGGTTCCAAGGCCGCCAAGGCCGAGGAGCTTGGCATCCCCATGCTGGATGAGGCGCAATTCGAACTGCTGCTTGCCGGCGAATACGGTGCGGATGCGGTTGAGGACGCAATCGAAGAGGAAGCCGAAGAGGAACTCGACTGA
- a CDS encoding tetratricopeptide repeat protein, whose amino-acid sequence MSARKSHSDPFGDALGRARQWASRLSRQGKATMRMVDPFGATSDPRPDKNRFHAGSDSTAPAQSHDASNTGAHNQPAQRIIDQFAEHAVRLGPLVKRHMFDFDEVPGKLTLGWAQLPSTTYQGNVFSLGLFAGRDRFAQIAVADGKGRVFVGNEIGMDPQGIEPRFIFSKERHDYGGVVGRDMTGRMTWLAAWSRKDGRYRLEQMRRNLPGTMRENLEYRDAIAIAFFAAYMLPQMSGALIGFGAGNIFRRLNREAPIGAIRRSVRDMLEARARNMRVSGLEDHFAELMREAGALDEIPGLEAKHGAEPLHLYTSSYSGAYFFNWDSSLALAPALRALAIEGNLNRFAMVSSWLEHNSRLGLEPTEETVTREQAAAIDMNLLKNPALLALGVDHAPEPGHSSMQILFDTARKASKETGKPADSEWVYRQTMSLLVRSLRLPYRFDAALRSDLARGSVAVGFTTAGVSMMPATRYDEQSGQWVTLRDRERAALSADYNLRVGLMLALLSFGACDTVQEVSLHVDSLGLEEAVAEQDTAIEAMMSEALSAFERMHTGDMGPTGSKAEPKDGDMHGDPSRTAARSIAEMGADSFMPPVGAPHDESDADAGDASMEQRFEDLVKGIDIDETTFADPGEQPAGFKSDDDGNQDDPMNVLRRNPTVRTLATVRFTRNEFLERIRQDGLEHPQDTYRMFNATIDVDENGGLKQIVPDFDLRDRGFAPAGSQEEPEMADHEFTPEAAQALGARNAFGLSIQRVDVMQRADSEFHRLASDTAMPSVAKAQEATRIIDTIADPELSEQSAAIAGALIDGRDTPTVKLDLATQLDNERARMHDMLFSGQPDQACESAENLLKRMDALYAQGDGVPRYFNSYAERVVYNRLFATPDEHTVLIPDNLFYMHMEMADMYAQLRGTKEALPHLNAMVAYAPSYPLAHLKLAVQLARDEDWDSARAACLNALLVALDRDDAAFAYYRLAYAEWMQDRFDTAAAAYIMSNHIAPGKIMTLEEELRELVSRADSQCILVPENVQEAAMVLKHHGLPVWPDTEAAGIVRQAVRITVDEGLFVPARTLAVAAARMNDTESNGIDVVQAQFIRSLSE is encoded by the coding sequence ATGTCAGCACGCAAGTCACACTCCGACCCCTTCGGGGATGCCCTGGGGCGCGCGCGGCAATGGGCGTCGCGGTTGTCGCGCCAAGGAAAGGCGACCATGCGCATGGTCGACCCGTTCGGCGCCACGTCCGACCCGCGCCCAGACAAGAACAGGTTCCACGCCGGCAGCGACTCCACCGCGCCTGCGCAATCCCACGATGCATCAAACACCGGGGCGCACAATCAGCCGGCACAGCGCATCATCGACCAATTCGCCGAACATGCCGTTCGGCTTGGCCCCCTGGTCAAACGCCACATGTTTGACTTCGACGAGGTCCCCGGCAAACTGACCCTCGGCTGGGCGCAGCTGCCCAGCACAACCTACCAGGGCAACGTATTCTCCCTCGGCCTGTTCGCCGGGCGCGATCGTTTCGCACAGATTGCCGTGGCCGATGGCAAGGGGCGCGTCTTCGTCGGCAACGAGATCGGCATGGATCCGCAAGGCATCGAACCGCGCTTCATCTTCTCCAAGGAACGCCACGACTACGGCGGCGTGGTCGGGCGAGACATGACCGGCCGTATGACCTGGCTGGCAGCATGGTCACGCAAAGACGGCAGATACCGGCTCGAACAGATGCGTCGCAACCTGCCCGGCACCATGCGGGAGAACCTCGAATACCGCGACGCCATCGCCATCGCCTTCTTCGCCGCATACATGCTGCCACAGATGAGCGGCGCACTGATCGGCTTCGGCGCCGGCAACATCTTCCGCAGGCTCAACCGCGAGGCGCCGATCGGCGCAATACGCCGTTCCGTACGCGACATGCTGGAAGCCCGTGCCCGCAACATGCGCGTCTCCGGCCTCGAAGACCACTTCGCCGAGCTCATGCGCGAAGCCGGGGCACTCGACGAAATCCCCGGACTTGAAGCCAAGCACGGGGCCGAACCGTTGCACCTGTACACCTCCAGCTATTCCGGCGCATACTTCTTCAACTGGGATTCCTCGCTGGCGCTTGCCCCAGCGCTGCGGGCGCTCGCCATCGAAGGCAACCTCAACCGATTCGCCATGGTCAGCTCGTGGCTTGAACATAACTCGCGTCTTGGATTGGAACCCACGGAGGAGACCGTGACGCGCGAGCAGGCGGCGGCCATCGACATGAACCTGCTGAAGAACCCGGCCCTGCTGGCATTGGGCGTCGACCATGCGCCGGAACCGGGGCACAGTTCCATGCAGATCCTGTTCGATACGGCTCGCAAAGCTTCGAAGGAGACGGGTAAACCGGCCGATTCCGAATGGGTGTATCGGCAGACCATGTCGCTGCTGGTACGCAGCCTGCGCCTGCCGTACCGATTCGACGCGGCATTGCGGTCCGATCTTGCGCGGGGGAGCGTGGCGGTCGGCTTCACCACGGCCGGCGTTTCGATGATGCCCGCGACCCGCTATGACGAGCAGTCCGGCCAATGGGTAACCTTGAGGGACCGCGAGCGTGCGGCGCTCAGTGCCGACTATAATCTGCGCGTCGGCCTGATGCTGGCGTTGCTGAGCTTTGGCGCATGTGACACTGTGCAGGAGGTGTCGCTGCATGTTGACTCGCTCGGTCTTGAGGAGGCCGTGGCCGAACAGGACACCGCCATCGAGGCGATGATGAGCGAGGCGTTGAGCGCATTCGAGCGCATGCATACCGGTGATATGGGACCGACCGGCAGCAAGGCCGAGCCCAAGGACGGCGATATGCACGGCGACCCTTCCCGTACCGCGGCTCGATCCATTGCCGAGATGGGTGCGGACTCGTTCATGCCGCCGGTCGGCGCGCCTCATGACGAATCCGATGCCGATGCCGGCGACGCCTCCATGGAACAGCGGTTCGAGGATCTGGTCAAAGGCATCGACATCGACGAGACCACCTTCGCCGACCCGGGCGAACAGCCGGCCGGATTCAAAAGCGACGATGACGGCAATCAAGACGATCCGATGAACGTGCTCAGGCGCAATCCCACGGTACGCACGCTGGCCACGGTCCGGTTCACCCGAAACGAATTCCTCGAACGCATCAGGCAGGACGGGCTTGAACACCCCCAAGACACGTACCGTATGTTCAATGCGACAATCGATGTTGACGAGAACGGCGGCCTCAAGCAGATCGTGCCCGACTTCGACCTGCGTGATCGTGGTTTCGCTCCAGCCGGCTCCCAGGAGGAACCGGAGATGGCTGATCACGAGTTCACTCCGGAGGCGGCGCAGGCATTGGGCGCGCGCAATGCGTTCGGCCTATCCATCCAACGCGTCGATGTGATGCAGCGTGCCGACAGCGAATTCCACCGTCTCGCCTCGGATACGGCCATGCCATCCGTCGCCAAGGCGCAGGAGGCCACGCGCATCATCGACACCATCGCCGATCCGGAGCTGAGCGAGCAGTCCGCGGCGATCGCCGGCGCGTTGATCGACGGGCGCGATACCCCAACGGTCAAGCTTGATCTTGCGACCCAGCTTGACAACGAACGCGCACGCATGCACGATATGCTGTTCTCCGGGCAGCCGGATCAGGCATGCGAGTCCGCGGAGAACCTGCTCAAGCGTATGGATGCGCTGTATGCGCAGGGCGATGGAGTGCCGCGATATTTCAACTCCTACGCGGAACGCGTGGTATACAATCGCTTGTTCGCCACGCCCGACGAGCATACCGTGCTCATCCCCGACAATCTGTTCTACATGCACATGGAAATGGCCGACATGTACGCGCAGCTTAGGGGAACCAAGGAGGCGCTGCCGCACCTGAACGCCATGGTGGCGTACGCGCCGTCCTACCCGTTGGCGCATCTCAAGCTCGCCGTGCAATTGGCGCGGGACGAGGATTGGGATTCCGCGCGTGCTGCATGCCTGAACGCGCTGCTGGTGGCGCTCGACCGTGACGACGCCGCGTTCGCCTACTATCGTCTGGCATATGCCGAATGGATGCAGGATCGTTTCGACACCGCCGCCGCGGCATACATCATGAGCAACCACATTGCGCCCGGGAAGATCATGACCTTGGAGGAGGAGCTGCGCGAACTTGTTTCGCGAGCCGATTCGCAATGCATTCTCGTGCCGGAGAACGTTCAGGAGGCCGCCATGGTGCTCAAGCATCACGGTCTGCCCGTCTGGCCGGACACCGAAGCCGCCGGCATCGTGCGCCAGGCCGTGCGCATCACCGTGGACGAAGGCCTGTTCGTTCCCGCCCGTACGCTGGCGGTGGCGGCGGCACGCATGAACGACACGGAGTCGAACGGCATTGACGTGGTGCAGGCGCAGTTCATCCGTTCGCTGAGCGAATAG
- a CDS encoding ATP-binding cassette domain-containing protein codes for MPFFAKRTMQPKPQQLTFALADAGLVYDDGTAGLNPTSLTIAERRVAVIGLNGTGKSTLLGLLDGTLKATTGSVSISGNVPGCATETLDPTSKRDMKRIDELIGRVRREEIPESFHHADSIADAIDSMLKKRRVPESERQATIGNLFAHFSLANAAKEPASALNSEQRHLLAIAAALSLRPSCIVADEPSKGLDEIGTAHVAKALFSYNSQVIFATHDTDMIVRPDYAIERTLVLDSQSIVFDGTPVDAVAFYTDLIRRRYETARLA; via the coding sequence ATGCCATTTTTTGCCAAGCGCACCATGCAGCCGAAGCCGCAGCAGCTCACTTTCGCCCTTGCCGATGCGGGGCTCGTCTACGATGACGGCACGGCCGGGCTGAACCCCACCTCGCTGACCATCGCCGAACGCCGTGTGGCCGTCATCGGCTTGAATGGCACCGGCAAATCCACGCTGCTGGGATTGTTGGACGGTACGCTGAAGGCCACCACGGGATCGGTATCGATCAGCGGAAACGTGCCAGGTTGCGCCACGGAAACCCTTGATCCGACTTCCAAACGCGATATGAAGCGCATCGACGAGCTGATCGGGCGCGTACGACGCGAGGAGATTCCCGAATCCTTCCATCATGCCGATTCCATCGCCGACGCAATCGACTCCATGTTGAAGAAGCGCCGCGTGCCCGAATCCGAACGCCAGGCGACCATCGGCAATCTGTTCGCGCATTTCTCCCTGGCCAATGCGGCGAAGGAGCCCGCATCCGCGTTGAACAGCGAACAGCGGCATCTGCTGGCGATCGCCGCGGCACTGAGCCTGAGACCAAGCTGCATTGTGGCGGACGAGCCTTCCAAGGGACTGGATGAGATCGGCACCGCGCATGTGGCCAAGGCCCTGTTCTCATATAACAGTCAGGTGATCTTCGCCACGCACGACACGGATATGATCGTGCGCCCCGACTATGCGATCGAACGCACACTGGTGCTCGACAGCCAGTCCATCGTGTTCGACGGCACACCGGTGGACGCTGTCGCGTTCTACACCGATCTGATCCGTCGGCGCTACGAGACAGCTAGGCTCGCCTGA
- a CDS encoding pyridoxal phosphate-dependent aminotransferase, whose product MTVHFSSRVDISAPNPIAAAQASAATAGITLGKLSDSNPTRHGLAPQEIPNVYEANPRGPKAARESLAGFLGDQSGRAVDPERLYLLSSTSEAYSWLIKLLCDAGDAVLAPKPGYPLIESIAGLECVHAIEYQLHYDGAWYIEPADIAAILDSPEGERVRALVLINPNNPTGSYVKENEREALVALCRERGIAIIADEVFFDYDLEPIAANRRLAGEEGVLTFALDGFSKMLAAPHAKVGWIRVSGPDDDVAEAQRRLDVIADDYLPMSDIIAGCIPALLDAAEAQTDRVRERVRGNLAALHRMLESDELGVVNVLRPEGGWNVLLRVPSVLDENELVLKLIADHRLTGQPGYFFDMTSNGYLAVSLLPEPEEFKRSIAAVLDTVRTMLG is encoded by the coding sequence ATGACTGTGCATTTCTCGTCCCGCGTGGATATCAGCGCGCCGAACCCGATCGCCGCCGCCCAGGCCAGCGCCGCAACGGCAGGCATCACGCTTGGCAAACTCAGCGATTCCAACCCCACCCGTCATGGCCTGGCGCCGCAGGAGATCCCCAACGTCTACGAGGCGAACCCGCGCGGCCCCAAGGCGGCACGCGAATCCCTGGCAGGATTTCTTGGCGATCAGAGCGGGCGTGCAGTCGATCCGGAACGTCTGTACCTGCTGTCGTCCACATCCGAAGCGTATTCCTGGCTCATCAAACTGCTCTGCGACGCGGGAGATGCGGTGCTCGCCCCCAAGCCCGGCTATCCGCTGATCGAATCGATCGCCGGCCTCGAATGCGTGCATGCGATCGAATACCAGCTGCACTACGACGGCGCGTGGTACATCGAACCCGCCGACATCGCGGCGATCCTCGACTCGCCCGAAGGCGAACGTGTTCGGGCGCTGGTGCTCATCAACCCCAACAACCCCACTGGCTCATACGTCAAGGAGAACGAGCGTGAGGCCCTGGTCGCCCTGTGCCGTGAACGCGGCATCGCCATCATCGCCGACGAGGTGTTCTTCGACTACGATCTGGAGCCCATCGCCGCGAACCGCAGACTGGCCGGCGAGGAAGGCGTGCTCACCTTCGCGCTCGACGGCTTCTCGAAGATGCTGGCCGCCCCGCACGCCAAGGTCGGTTGGATTCGCGTGTCCGGGCCGGACGACGATGTTGCCGAGGCACAGCGGCGATTGGATGTGATCGCCGACGACTACCTGCCGATGAGCGACATCATCGCCGGGTGTATCCCCGCATTGCTGGATGCCGCCGAAGCACAGACCGACCGTGTGCGCGAGCGGGTGCGTGGCAATCTTGCCGCGTTGCACCGCATGCTGGAATCCGATGAGCTGGGCGTGGTGAACGTGCTGCGCCCCGAGGGTGGTTGGAACGTGCTGCTGCGCGTGCCGTCGGTATTGGACGAGAACGAGCTGGTATTGAAACTGATCGCGGATCACAGGCTTACCGGCCAGCCGGGGTATTTCTTCGACATGACCTCGAACGGGTACCTGGCAGTGTCCCTTCTGCCAGAACCGGAGGAGTTCAAACGGAGCATCGCGGCCGTGCTCGACACCGTGCGGACGATGCTCGGCTGA
- the ppgK gene encoding polyphosphate--glucose phosphotransferase has product MIETAQAFGVDIGGSGIKAAPVNLEKGEFAEPRLKILTPEVSTPEAVAAIVKQQLEHFDVPADVPVGVAFPAPIKPGQPLDFMANLDQSWVGTDVTEVFSQACGRPITVVNDADAAGLAEQQFGAAKGQKGLVIATTLGTGIGTALIMDGVLVPNTELGHIILNSKHLDAEKYAASSIKDIEGISYKKWSKRLTKYYGLLEKYFNPDLIVIGGGVSRQADKFIPRIDIKTKVVPATLRNEAGIIGAAYYASVKQQH; this is encoded by the coding sequence ATGATTGAAACAGCTCAGGCTTTTGGCGTCGATATCGGCGGCTCTGGAATCAAGGCCGCACCCGTCAATCTTGAGAAGGGCGAGTTTGCCGAACCCCGTCTGAAGATTCTTACCCCGGAGGTCTCCACTCCGGAAGCGGTGGCCGCCATCGTCAAGCAGCAGCTGGAACACTTCGACGTACCGGCCGATGTGCCGGTGGGCGTCGCCTTCCCGGCCCCGATCAAGCCCGGCCAGCCGCTGGACTTCATGGCCAACCTGGATCAGTCCTGGGTCGGCACCGACGTGACCGAGGTGTTCTCGCAGGCTTGCGGCCGCCCGATCACCGTGGTGAACGACGCCGACGCCGCCGGTCTCGCCGAACAGCAGTTCGGCGCTGCCAAGGGCCAGAAGGGCCTGGTCATCGCCACCACGTTGGGCACCGGCATCGGCACCGCCCTGATCATGGACGGCGTTCTGGTTCCGAACACCGAGCTCGGCCACATCATTCTCAACTCCAAGCATCTGGACGCCGAGAAGTACGCCGCATCCTCCATTAAGGACATCGAAGGCATCAGCTACAAGAAGTGGTCGAAGCGCCTGACCAAGTACTACGGTCTGTTGGAGAAGTACTTCAACCCGGATCTGATCGTGATTGGCGGCGGCGTGTCCCGTCAGGCCGACAAGTTCATTCCGCGCATCGACATCAAGACGAAGGTCGTGCCGGCAACACTGCGCAACGAGGCTGGCATCATCGGTGCCGCCTACTATGCCAGCGTCAAGCAGCAGCACTGA
- a CDS encoding ECF transporter S component, whose product MQSHNDSSNTADSQVTAANAAQAEGTERNQRATPSNHATGTHSTGVADHGRWSTRRIAIYALFVALAMAASLIELPIFPAAPWLKYDPSGIVCLIAGFAFGPYAAAIVSILGFLPHVFTSPWGALMGMLVALAISVPAALVYRRKRTRNGAMAGMALGMAIALVVALVSNLLVTPLYAHMTVAQVAAMIVPILLPFNLLKFAIHAVVTFLIYKPVTALIDHAA is encoded by the coding sequence ATGCAATCCCATAACGATTCCAGCAACACCGCCGATTCGCAGGTCACGGCAGCGAACGCCGCACAAGCCGAAGGCACCGAGCGGAACCAGCGCGCCACACCGTCGAACCACGCCACCGGCACGCATTCCACCGGCGTCGCCGACCACGGGCGCTGGTCCACACGACGCATCGCCATATACGCGCTGTTCGTCGCGCTCGCCATGGCCGCCAGCCTCATCGAACTGCCGATCTTCCCCGCGGCGCCATGGCTCAAATACGATCCGTCCGGCATCGTCTGCCTTATCGCCGGCTTCGCCTTCGGCCCCTACGCCGCTGCAATCGTTTCCATTCTCGGTTTCCTTCCCCACGTGTTCACCAGCCCGTGGGGCGCGCTGATGGGCATGCTGGTGGCATTGGCGATCTCCGTTCCCGCTGCACTCGTATACCGCCGCAAGCGCACGCGCAACGGCGCGATGGCCGGCATGGCGCTGGGCATGGCGATCGCACTGGTGGTGGCCTTGGTCTCGAACCTGCTGGTCACCCCACTGTACGCGCATATGACGGTGGCGCAGGTGGCCGCAATGATCGTACCGATCCTGCTGCCGTTCAACCTGCTGAAATTCGCGATCCACGCCGTGGTGACCTTCCTCATCTACAAACCCGTCACCGCGCTGATCGACCATGCCGCCTAA